One segment of Stappia sp. 28M-7 DNA contains the following:
- a CDS encoding mannitol dehydrogenase family protein, which produces MPADLPRLKPRHEGPRPGTGIVHLGLGAFFRAHGALYVAEAMAASGGDWGIVGVSLKRPDQRDRLAPQDFAYTALELAPGGEVPRIVDVLAGVLVAPEDPEAVVALMAAPATRIVTLTVTEKGYCHEPATGRLSLTHPDIAADLADPARPASALGFLVRALARRRDAGMKPFTVLTCDNLPHNGAMLRGLVLELAERIDPALSRWIAAEGRFPSTMVDRIVPATSPADLDRVARLIGCRDESPVLHEPFRQWVIEDDFVGGDRPDLGASGAELVADVAPYELMKLRCLNGTHSSLAYLGYLAGHETIADTVADPAFAAFLDRLWTEEILPGLTPPPGVDLAAYAARLKERYANPAIRHRTWQIAMDGSQKLPQRILGQLEEGLAAGRPMSGLILAVAAWMTYVGGTDLSGKSIDVRDPMSDRLRALCDAADGSAAKVAALLELREIFPASLAGNTAFRTRLTEAHAGLAERGARAMVEACHA; this is translated from the coding sequence TTGCCCGCTGACCTGCCCCGCCTGAAACCTCGCCACGAAGGCCCCCGTCCCGGCACCGGCATCGTCCATCTCGGCCTCGGCGCCTTCTTCCGCGCCCATGGCGCCCTCTATGTCGCCGAGGCAATGGCCGCATCCGGCGGCGACTGGGGCATTGTCGGCGTCTCGCTGAAGCGGCCCGACCAGCGCGACCGGCTGGCGCCGCAGGACTTCGCCTATACCGCGCTGGAGCTCGCTCCCGGCGGCGAGGTTCCGCGTATTGTCGACGTGCTGGCCGGCGTCCTCGTCGCGCCGGAAGACCCGGAAGCGGTGGTCGCGCTGATGGCCGCCCCCGCCACCCGGATCGTCACCCTTACCGTCACCGAAAAGGGCTATTGCCACGAGCCGGCGACCGGGCGCCTGTCGCTCACCCATCCCGACATCGCGGCCGATCTTGCAGATCCGGCGCGGCCCGCCTCGGCCCTCGGCTTCCTGGTACGCGCGCTCGCCCGCCGCCGAGATGCAGGGATGAAGCCCTTCACCGTGCTGACCTGCGACAACCTTCCCCACAACGGCGCGATGCTGCGCGGCCTGGTGCTGGAGCTGGCCGAGCGGATCGACCCGGCCCTTTCCCGGTGGATCGCGGCGGAGGGGCGGTTCCCCTCCACCATGGTCGACCGCATCGTGCCGGCGACAAGCCCGGCCGATCTCGACCGTGTCGCCCGCCTGATCGGCTGCCGCGACGAGAGCCCGGTGCTGCACGAGCCCTTCCGCCAGTGGGTGATCGAGGACGATTTCGTCGGCGGCGACCGGCCGGACCTTGGCGCCAGCGGCGCGGAACTCGTCGCGGACGTCGCCCCGTACGAGCTGATGAAGCTGCGCTGCCTCAACGGCACGCACAGCTCGCTCGCCTATCTCGGCTATCTCGCCGGGCACGAGACCATCGCCGACACCGTCGCGGATCCGGCCTTTGCTGCGTTTCTCGACCGCCTTTGGACCGAGGAAATCCTGCCGGGCCTCACCCCGCCTCCAGGCGTCGACCTTGCCGCTTATGCCGCCCGGCTGAAGGAGCGCTACGCCAATCCGGCGATCCGCCACCGCACCTGGCAAATCGCCATGGACGGCTCGCAAAAACTGCCGCAGCGCATCCTCGGGCAGCTGGAGGAAGGACTTGCCGCCGGGCGGCCGATGTCCGGCCTTATCCTCGCGGTCGCCGCCTGGATGACCTATGTCGGCGGCACCGATCTTTCGGGGAAATCCATCGACGTGCGCGATCCCATGTCCGACCGCCTGCGCGCCCTGTGCGATGCGGCGGACGGCTCGGCGGCGAAGGTCGCCGCCCTTTTGGAGCTTCGCGAGATCTTTCCGGCAAGCCTTGCCGGCAACACCGCGTTCCGAACCCGTCTCACCGAGGCCCATGCGGGCCTTGCCGAGCGAGGCGCCCGCGCAATGGTCGAGGCCTGTCATGCTTGA
- the uxuA gene encoding mannonate dehydratase: MLESWRWYGPLDRIGLHEISQTGARGIVTALHEIPYGEIWSRKAIAARKAMIAASGLDLSWQVVESLPVHERIKRGEGDLAPLFANYRQSLANLAAEGIFTVCYNFMPLLDWTRTDLASPVRGGGTCLRFDAARMCALEMFMLEREGAEDDYPEEVRHRARQWFQASDTAAHEDLVASIMAGLPGAYDRYDIPALRQALTLYDGIDANALRANFARFLKEVVPAATELGMRLCVHPDDPPRDILGLPRIVSNAEDIAWILDQDEATANGLTLCSGSLGANPENDVPAIARRFAPRIHFAHLRNVAKEPDGSFEEAAHLAGDTDMVALAAVLLAEERRRRDEGRADAEIPFRPDHGHALLSDFDRDTHPGYPLIGRMRGLAELRGVITALSHPGTRHA, from the coding sequence ATGCTTGAGAGCTGGCGCTGGTACGGACCGCTCGACCGCATCGGGCTTCACGAGATTTCGCAGACCGGCGCGCGGGGAATAGTCACCGCGCTGCACGAGATCCCTTACGGAGAGATCTGGAGCCGCAAGGCCATCGCCGCCCGCAAGGCGATGATCGCCGCCAGCGGTCTGGACCTCTCCTGGCAGGTGGTGGAGAGCCTGCCCGTGCACGAGCGCATCAAGCGCGGCGAGGGCGACCTTGCGCCGCTCTTTGCCAACTACCGCCAGTCGCTGGCGAACCTTGCGGCCGAGGGCATCTTCACCGTCTGCTACAACTTCATGCCGTTGCTGGACTGGACGCGGACCGACCTTGCCAGTCCGGTCCGGGGCGGCGGCACCTGCCTGCGCTTCGATGCCGCGCGCATGTGCGCGCTGGAAATGTTCATGCTGGAGCGCGAAGGCGCCGAGGACGACTACCCGGAGGAGGTGCGCCACCGCGCCCGCCAGTGGTTCCAGGCAAGCGATACGGCCGCCCACGAGGACCTCGTCGCATCGATCATGGCGGGGCTTCCCGGCGCCTACGACCGCTACGACATCCCGGCCCTGCGCCAGGCGCTGACACTGTATGACGGCATCGACGCCAACGCTCTGCGAGCGAATTTCGCCCGCTTTCTCAAGGAGGTGGTTCCGGCCGCGACAGAACTCGGCATGCGCCTGTGCGTCCACCCGGACGACCCGCCGCGCGACATCCTCGGCCTGCCGCGCATCGTCTCGAACGCGGAGGATATCGCCTGGATCCTCGACCAGGACGAGGCGACGGCGAACGGCCTGACCCTGTGCTCCGGCTCGCTCGGCGCCAATCCGGAAAACGACGTGCCGGCGATTGCCCGGCGTTTTGCCCCGCGCATCCACTTCGCGCATCTGCGCAATGTCGCGAAGGAGCCCGACGGCAGCTTCGAGGAAGCCGCCCACCTTGCCGGCGACACCGACATGGTGGCGCTCGCCGCCGTGCTGCTGGCCGAGGAGCGCCGGCGCCGGGACGAGGGCCGGGCGGACGCGGAAATCCCCTTCCGCCCCGACCATGGACACGCGCTGTTGTCGGACTTCGACCGCGACACCCATCCAGGTTATCCTCTGATCGGACGCATGCGCGGCCTTGCCGAACTGCGCGGCGTCATCACGGCCCTCTCCCATCCTGGAACCCGTCATGCCTGA
- a CDS encoding UxaA family hydrolase, with product MPDNATGLADRPPLVLSERDNVAVLAARAEAGSDPLELGAPLSAAVAPGHKIARRPIGAGEPVVKYGQVIGYATAAIAAGEHVHSHNCEIGEHERAYRISDKLAEARAAIPRLNDGDIAGRFLGYQRADGRAGTRNMIALVATVNCSATVVRRAADILNASGMLDDWPNIDGVVAFAHGTGCGMSSSGPGWEILQRVLWGHATHPNVGAAVFVGLGCEVMQVARMKALYSDGAETRFHGLAIQENGGTRATIERIVETVRELLPEVNRTARRPTPVSALKLGLQCGGSDGWSGITANPALGIACDLLVAQGATVVLSETPEIFGAEQLLLSRAASQEVADRLIERIRWWEDYAAKNGASLDQNPSPGNKAGGLTTILEKSLGAVAKAGATPLNEVVGYGEQVKGPGLVFMDTPGYDPVSATGQIAGGCQLVAFTTGRGSAFGSKPAPTLKIATSDRLYRAMREDMDVNAGDVLETGVSLAEKGREIHDRLIAAASGEQTKSEALGLGDHEFVPWQIGAVL from the coding sequence ATGCCTGACAACGCAACCGGCCTTGCCGACCGCCCGCCGCTCGTCCTTTCGGAACGCGACAATGTCGCGGTGCTTGCCGCCCGCGCGGAGGCCGGCAGCGATCCGCTGGAGTTGGGAGCGCCGCTTTCGGCCGCCGTCGCGCCGGGGCACAAGATCGCCCGCCGCCCGATCGGGGCGGGCGAGCCGGTCGTCAAATACGGGCAGGTGATCGGCTATGCCACGGCCGCAATCGCCGCCGGCGAGCATGTCCATTCGCACAATTGCGAGATCGGCGAGCACGAGCGCGCCTACCGCATCTCCGACAAGCTGGCCGAGGCGCGCGCCGCGATCCCGCGCCTCAACGACGGGGATATCGCGGGCCGCTTCCTCGGCTACCAGCGCGCCGACGGGCGCGCCGGCACGCGCAACATGATCGCGCTGGTCGCCACCGTGAACTGCTCGGCGACGGTGGTGCGGCGGGCCGCCGACATCCTCAATGCCTCCGGCATGCTGGACGACTGGCCGAACATCGACGGGGTCGTCGCTTTCGCCCACGGCACCGGTTGCGGCATGTCGTCGAGCGGCCCGGGCTGGGAGATTCTCCAGCGCGTGCTGTGGGGCCACGCCACCCATCCCAATGTCGGCGCCGCGGTTTTTGTCGGCCTCGGCTGTGAGGTGATGCAGGTGGCGCGGATGAAGGCGCTCTACTCAGATGGCGCGGAGACCCGCTTTCACGGCCTTGCGATCCAGGAAAACGGCGGCACCCGTGCCACCATCGAGCGGATCGTCGAGACTGTGCGCGAGCTGCTGCCGGAGGTGAACCGCACCGCCCGCCGGCCGACGCCGGTTTCGGCGCTGAAGCTCGGTCTGCAATGCGGCGGATCGGACGGCTGGTCGGGGATAACCGCAAATCCGGCGCTCGGGATCGCCTGCGACCTCCTGGTGGCGCAGGGCGCAACCGTCGTCCTGTCGGAAACCCCGGAAATCTTCGGCGCCGAACAACTGCTTCTGTCGCGCGCGGCCTCACAAGAGGTCGCCGACCGCCTGATCGAGCGCATCCGCTGGTGGGAGGACTATGCGGCAAAAAACGGCGCCTCGCTCGATCAGAACCCCAGCCCCGGCAACAAGGCCGGCGGCCTCACCACCATCCTGGAAAAGTCGCTGGGGGCTGTTGCCAAGGCCGGCGCCACGCCGCTGAACGAGGTGGTCGGTTACGGCGAACAGGTGAAGGGGCCGGGCCTCGTCTTCATGGACACGCCGGGCTACGACCCGGTCTCGGCGACGGGACAGATCGCCGGCGGCTGCCAGCTCGTCGCCTTCACCACCGGGCGCGGCTCGGCCTTCGGCTCCAAGCCGGCGCCGACCCTGAAGATCGCCACCAGCGACCGGCTCTACCGCGCGATGCGCGAGGACATGGACGTCAATGCCGGAGACGTGCTGGAAACGGGCGTTTCGCTGGCCGAGAAGGGCCGCGAGATCCATGATCGGCTGATCGCCGCTGCCTCGGGCGAACAGACGAAGTCGGAGGCCCTGGGCCTCGGCGACCACGAATTCGTGCCCTGGCAGATCGGCGCGGTGCTTTAG